A single region of the Podospora pseudopauciseta strain CBS 411.78 chromosome 1, whole genome shotgun sequence genome encodes:
- a CDS encoding hypothetical protein (COG:A; EggNog:ENOG503P5RR; BUSCO:EOG09265NHW), whose amino-acid sequence MDFFGRISRHARARQVLKTPAYRNRTSHRNRIHPHSSSTPTTRSHYTMTGRGGGGGRRVLLPPINFLFKLLQQRTPVQIWLYEQLSIRIIGIIRGFDEFMNLVIDDAVEVKQISKTNDTETRRNLGQILLKGDNVSLIQSYSG is encoded by the exons ATGGATTTCTTTGGGCGAATTTCACGACACGCTCGAGCGCGACAAGTCTTAAAAACACCAGCTTACCGCAACCGCACCTCCCACCGCAATCGCATCCATCCACACAGCAGCTCCACGCCAACAACCCGTTCACACTACACAATGactggaagaggaggaggtggtggtcgtcgGGTTCTGCTCCCACCAATCAACTTTCTTTTCAAACTCCTGCAGCAGAGAACACCAGTCCAAATCTGGCTCTACGAGCAGCTCTCGATCCGCATCATTGGCATTATCCGT GGCTTCGACGAATTCATGAACCTGGTT ATCGACGATGCCGTGGAGGTCAAACAAATCTCCAAGACGAACGACACAGAAACGAGAAGAAATTTGGGG CAAATTCTCCTCAAGGGCGACAATGTGTCCCTTATCCAGAGCTATTCAGGGTGA